AGAGGGTAGATTCTCtaattcataatcaaaatgataCTGAAACAAGCTTTAACTTTGAGAATCGCAGTATTCAGGATATTCACATTGGCAAGGTCCTTCCCTTACCTGCAAGGTGAAGAAAATCAAGCTGCATACATATCGAAGCATCTTTTACATCAATAATAACTTGAGATCAAATTAAATCACTTAACTTCAGATtgcaaaaatataaataaacgGTAGAGTATGAACTGAAATCACATGTAATACCCTTCTCGAAACTTAAAGCCTGCATACCTTACGAAGTGTAAATGATACCCTTCTCGAACCTCTTCTCACAACATTGTCATTTACCATGTCAATCTGTATATAAGCATCAATGATCTTTCAGAAGCAACGATTAGACACCATACACACAATGAAGTACTGAAGCATATAAAAGACCGAGAACGCAGAAGCGACATCATATGAGCAATGCTAACTAAAGCAAGTGGGGGGTGAATCGAATAAAGCCTTCTTAGTGTGTAGTGTGAACAAAGATGATCAATTCGATTCAAGTGTTGTAATCGTAGACAAAAGCGAGATGTTATAGTGCTCCGTATCCGAATCTAGTCATTTTACTCCTTAACAAGGGATTGTTTTTAAGATTATATTCAAACTTCATCCTGAAACTTGAAGCACTCATCTCTATATTGGTccttgaattttaaattcttGTAAATAAATACCTTTCCTGAATTTAATAGAGTGGGACAATTAATCCAGGAGTGAACGCCGTAATAAATATGATATACCTTATGGTGTGGAATGTAATGTTGCCACGCATAACGAGCTTCCCCAGATAATAAAAGCATAGACCGTGGAGGAAGATAGATAGCTCTCCTTGCTAGATGTGTGCCATTGTCAAGAATTTCAACTTTGATATCACTATTGGATGCAGATTTCTGATCCCATGACCCATCTGAATATCTCCTGAACTCCATTATGCAAGGCCCTGCTAATGAAAGGCTAAAAATTAATCCCTCAAAAGCCGAATGGGTGTCAATGTGAGGGGACAAACCAACCCCACGTGGGTACTCATTAACCTGTAACATGATTACTAATTTTCAGACTCAAATGGAAAACATAAGAAATCACAATCTTCTGATCAAATTAATGTTTTTTGTtctatatatagtaaataaacTTCTTCATTTCATCTTAACATAAGAAGGGCGACTGATTGCATTATCACAAAGAACACGTATGTAGATAATGAGAGGAAGAGATAACATACAGTAAGTTGGTCCAGAACTACACTTGCAGAAGCCTCAAGACCCGGAAATGTAGAGATCCTTTCAACCACTGAAGAAACAAATGATGGAAGTTGCCCCAACTTTTGCTCCGTATCAACATTTCTCGTCTATGGCAGAGGTGAAGAAAATTAATGATCTTTGAAGATTCTTAGAACAAAATGGTATAAACCCTACATACTATTAAATGTATTTACTACAACTGAAGTCCAGAAAACATCACTGATTAAAAGGGATAATCAAAGCATACTTGTACCACATTATCAGAAAATTGACAACACAACCGCTCAATCAAATAATCAAATCATAGAACACTTCTGCAAGGACATTTTTTAATAGGGGCAAATTTGTCAAAACTCATCATAGGTAATAAACAAGATCAAAGATATAaagcaaaaatgtcaaacaccTACCCAGTTTAACCATTAAGATAACAATTGTCTACCCAGtttgcttaacattattttctAATCAGAAAAGAGCATAGAACTTTTCTTAACAATGTTTCCATAACCATATTCCtaggccactgaacttcataaATAGTCATCCCCAGGGACCGATCTGCAGTGGGGGCAATTGCCCCCACTGAGTTCTAGAAATTTAACAAACCCCAAGTAGTATGGTTTGGAATTTTGGAGTTTGCCCCCATCCTTTGTCACTGTTAACCTTTTGATCCTtctgtttaattttttatttttagatttttaaccgttatagtCCGCATAAAAAGGCAGAAAATAACAGAGTCATTTTGTATCGCTGTCCTGAAAGCTAGAATATTTCAAAGTTAAGAAACTTGTAGAATTGTTTGGACAACCAAAGCTATGTGCATGCATTGACTGCATACACTAATCATGGAAGTAAAAGAAAGTGACGGATAAAGTATAATTACCTCATAACGAAATTCATATCCATAATGTTGAACCCTTCTTTTAGAGAGGTTCTTCCATGGCCGCTCATCAACAGCAGCAAGCAGTTCCTGAggaaaacaaaataatatctagTATGATAAGCATAACTATAtaggaagaaagaaagaaatacgAATAGTAATGTAGAGTATTAATCCCACAGAACAAACAAAGAATACACAAACCTGCTCCTCTTTAGCACTAACAAAGTCATGCAACAAGTATAGGCCTGGAATGTTTACTTCTGAAGCTACCAGTGACACTGGGATGGAATCTTTCACCTGATTCTAAACAGAAATGCAAACTATTTAGAAGTATAAATAGGGGGATTGATTTAAGGCTTCTATCACAAACAGTAGCATATCATTTCACCTATTAGCATATCTACTTCTCAATGGTGAGGTCCTTAGAAACCTAGAATGTGATTAAAAAGAGCCTAGTGGAAAAAAGAGTAATCAGAGAAGAAATGAGCCAAATAgtcatacatatataaaaaaaaaaattcctcaGCTTGTTGAATTATTTTACTAAAATCAATCACACGCTGATTCACACATTCCAATCAGAAGAAATTTCTAGCACTATAAGAATGAAAATAATCTCACATGTAAGATATTGCCACAATTCAGTAAAGACAATGTAATGGAACAGCAGTCAAGGGGAACTTCTGTAACAGAATACATAAATTTACTATAGAACAGTCAAAATTTCAAGGAGAAAAAATTCAGACATAATCAAATGGGTATAAAgcaaattaatcaacacaaaaGCCTTTCAAGTAAAACAAGAAAAGGTAGACAATGAATACCTCGTCAGGTGGTTGAAGAACTGAAAAACGGATGTGCAAAGAGCGTCCTCCAAGATCAGGGCAAGGATGTCCATTAAGAGCTGTGAGAGCAGCTTGAGCAGAATCCACTTCAGAATAAGAAACAATAACACGAACACCACTCTCATCAGCAGCATAAACACCTTTCACTTGGCCAAAGCTACTAAACACCGATTTAATCATGTCATAAGAAATTCCGACAGCAGGTCCACAATTGGCTACATAAAGGTTAGGGCTCAATTCGCCATCAATTGTCTTAGGGCGAGTAAATCTTGGCATGCCCATAATTTGGGTTCTATCAATTCtgaaagggaaagggaaaaggAGAATGATATTCACAAGCAAAGTAGAAAATCAATATGAGAGATATAGATTTGATCAATGGAAGTTACAAATGGGCAATTTCAAATTCTTACCATGCGCTAATTGCGTGGCTACACAACTGAACTGAGAAAGGAGGCGACGAATGGAACAACGGGGTTTCTCCGAGCACACAAAATCAAAAACTCCGCAAATACGAATGCAGGGTATGGTAGCCGCGGCTAACCATAATAGGGCTGTTTGGTTGCAATTTTACAGGTTTTTCGGTTCCCCTTTTCACCTCAAAAGGTTTTAAACGtaattctcaaaaaaaaaaaaaaaaaaaaaaaaaattaaacatttgGTCGGCCAACTCACCTGAAATCTCTATTTTTCTAAGTAttattttccaacaacaaacaaAGCAAAACTAGCAAACTGGAATAGCAAATAATAAACAGTATGTAAAATAAACAGACTCAAATTCTGTTTAATTTTCGCTCAAGTCCATTGAATTTTAACTAGGTAAAAATCATCTCGAGATCTTCATCTTTCATTTTCTTAAGCTCTCTTTTTAAAGAAGTGTCATACTGctttttacttttaattatacgaatattaatctaaatagcataaaaattattcaattttatattttctaacatAAAAATTACTCTATCTTAACCACccgtaatatttcattttaaagTTGATggaaatgatattctaaacaatCTTAATctgtc
The sequence above is drawn from the Euphorbia lathyris chromosome 6, ddEupLath1.1, whole genome shotgun sequence genome and encodes:
- the LOC136234270 gene encoding alkylated DNA repair protein ALKBH8 homolog isoform X2 is translated as MGMPRFTRPKTIDGELSPNLYVANCGPAVGISYDMIKSVFSSFGQVKGVYAADESGVRVIVSYSEVDSAQAALTALNGHPCPDLGGRSLHIRFSVLQPPDEVKDSIPVSLVASEVNIPGLYLLHDFVSAKEEQELLAAVDERPWKNLSKRRVQHYGYEFRYETRNVDTEQKLGQLPSFVSSVVERISTFPGLEASASVVLDQLTVNEYPRGVGLSPHIDTHSAFEGLIFSLSLAGPCIMEFRRYSDGSWDQKSASNSDIKVEILDNGTHLARRAIYLPPRSMLLLSGEARYAWQHYIPHHKIDMVNDNVVRRGSRRVSFTLRKVREGPCQCEYPEYCDSQS
- the LOC136234270 gene encoding alkylated DNA repair protein ALKBH8 homolog isoform X1 is translated as MGMPRFTRPKTIDGELSPNLYVANCGPAVGISYDMIKSVFSSFGQVKGVYAADESGVRVIVSYSEVDSAQAALTALNGHPCPDLGGRSLHIRFSVLQPPDENQVKDSIPVSLVASEVNIPGLYLLHDFVSAKEEQELLAAVDERPWKNLSKRRVQHYGYEFRYETRNVDTEQKLGQLPSFVSSVVERISTFPGLEASASVVLDQLTVNEYPRGVGLSPHIDTHSAFEGLIFSLSLAGPCIMEFRRYSDGSWDQKSASNSDIKVEILDNGTHLARRAIYLPPRSMLLLSGEARYAWQHYIPHHKIDMVNDNVVRRGSRRVSFTLRKVREGPCQCEYPEYCDSQS